In a genomic window of Glycine max cultivar Williams 82 chromosome 13, Glycine_max_v4.0, whole genome shotgun sequence:
- the LOC100797466 gene encoding protein REVEILLE 8 isoform X4, producing the protein MNSSTNTSNSQSMAAAASDGSGKKVRKPYTITKSRESWTEEEHDKFLEALQLFDRDWKKIEDFVGSKTVIQIRSHAQKYFLKVQKNGTVAHVPPPRPKRKAAHPYPQKASKNVLVPLPASVGYASSRNTLAPGFASWDETSLLMNAGADKPMTCQDELNNVHHGNEADIGSKGITQITNSSLSGVGNSTRTLLTSEIPKQGKQAPVLHGLPDFAEVYGFIGSVFDPETNDHVQKLKEMDPINFETVLLLMRNLTVNLSSPDFEPI; encoded by the exons ATGAACTCCTCCACCAACACCTCGAATTCTCAGTCAATGGCTGCAGCAGCCAGTGATGGGTCTGGGAAGAAGGTAAGAAAACCTTACACCATAACCAAGTCCAGGGAGAGTTGGACTGAGGAAGAGCACGACAAGTTTCTCGAAGCTCTTCAATT ATTTGACAGGGACTGGAAGAAAATTGAAGATTTTGTAGGTTCAAAAACAGTTATTCAG ATTCGAAGCCATGCTCAGAAGTACTTCTTGAAAGTTCAAAAGAATGGGACAGTGGCACATGTGCCTCCTCCCCGTCCAAAGCGCAAAGCTGCTCATCCTTACCCACAAAAGGCATCAAAAAATG TTTTGGTGCCACTACCAGCTTCTGTTGGTTATGCTTCATCAAGAAATACGCTTGCACCTGGGTTTGCCTCATGGGATGAAACTTCCCTGCTGATGAATGCCGGAGCTGATAAACCCATGACCTGTCAGGATGAACTCAACAATGTTCATCATGGAAATGAAG CTGATATTGGATCAAAGGGGATAACACAGATTACCAACAGCAGTCTCAGTGGTGTTGGAAATTCTACTAGAACACTACTGACTTCTGAGATACCAAAGCAAGGGAAACAAGCTCCAGTGCTTCATG GTTTGCCAGATTTTGCTGAAGTTTACGGTTTCATTGGAAGTGTATTTGATCCAGAAACAAATGACCATGTCCAGAAGCTGAAGGAAATGGATCCTATAAATTTTGAAACT GTTTTGTTGCTAATGAGAAACCTCACTGTCAACTTGTCTAGCCCTGACTTCGAACCCATT TGA
- the LOC100797466 gene encoding protein REVEILLE 8 isoform X3, translating to MNSSTNTSNSQSMAAAASDGSGKKVRKPYTITKSRESWTEEEHDKFLEALQLFDRDWKKIEDFVGSKTVIQIRSHAQKYFLKVQKNGTVAHVPPPRPKRKAAHPYPQKASKNVLVPLPASVGYASSRNTLAPGFASWDETSLLMNAGADKPMTCQDELNNVHHGNEADIGSKGITQITNSSLSGVGNSTRTLLTSEIPKQGKQAPVLHGLPDFAEVYGFIGSVFDPETNDHVQKLKEMDPINFETVLLLMRNLTVNLSSPDFEPIKVLSTYDVNPMAVGIDVKKQTNDLSCQTA from the exons ATGAACTCCTCCACCAACACCTCGAATTCTCAGTCAATGGCTGCAGCAGCCAGTGATGGGTCTGGGAAGAAGGTAAGAAAACCTTACACCATAACCAAGTCCAGGGAGAGTTGGACTGAGGAAGAGCACGACAAGTTTCTCGAAGCTCTTCAATT ATTTGACAGGGACTGGAAGAAAATTGAAGATTTTGTAGGTTCAAAAACAGTTATTCAG ATTCGAAGCCATGCTCAGAAGTACTTCTTGAAAGTTCAAAAGAATGGGACAGTGGCACATGTGCCTCCTCCCCGTCCAAAGCGCAAAGCTGCTCATCCTTACCCACAAAAGGCATCAAAAAATG TTTTGGTGCCACTACCAGCTTCTGTTGGTTATGCTTCATCAAGAAATACGCTTGCACCTGGGTTTGCCTCATGGGATGAAACTTCCCTGCTGATGAATGCCGGAGCTGATAAACCCATGACCTGTCAGGATGAACTCAACAATGTTCATCATGGAAATGAAG CTGATATTGGATCAAAGGGGATAACACAGATTACCAACAGCAGTCTCAGTGGTGTTGGAAATTCTACTAGAACACTACTGACTTCTGAGATACCAAAGCAAGGGAAACAAGCTCCAGTGCTTCATG GTTTGCCAGATTTTGCTGAAGTTTACGGTTTCATTGGAAGTGTATTTGATCCAGAAACAAATGACCATGTCCAGAAGCTGAAGGAAATGGATCCTATAAATTTTGAAACT GTTTTGTTGCTAATGAGAAACCTCACTGTCAACTTGTCTAGCCCTGACTTCGAACCCATT AAggtattgtcaacatatgatgtCAATCCCATGGCAGTAGGAATTGATGTCAAGAAGCAGACAAATGATCTATCATGTCAAACCGCTTAA
- the LOC100797466 gene encoding protein REVEILLE 8 isoform X1 produces the protein MNSSTNTSNSQSMAAAASDGSGKKVRKPYTITKSRESWTEEEHDKFLEALQLFDRDWKKIEDFVGSKTVIQIRSHAQKYFLKVQKNGTVAHVPPPRPKRKAAHPYPQKASKNVLVPLPASVGYASSRNTLAPGFASWDETSLLMNAGADKPMTCQDELNNVHHGNEADIGSKGITQITNSSLSGVGNSTRTLLTSEIPKQGKQAPVLHGLPDFAEVYGFIGSVFDPETNDHVQKLKEMDPINFETVLLLMRNLTVNLSSPDFEPILLVSVDRPKQGQIQRGGLLPTLATHVLTFFLYFFGD, from the exons ATGAACTCCTCCACCAACACCTCGAATTCTCAGTCAATGGCTGCAGCAGCCAGTGATGGGTCTGGGAAGAAGGTAAGAAAACCTTACACCATAACCAAGTCCAGGGAGAGTTGGACTGAGGAAGAGCACGACAAGTTTCTCGAAGCTCTTCAATT ATTTGACAGGGACTGGAAGAAAATTGAAGATTTTGTAGGTTCAAAAACAGTTATTCAG ATTCGAAGCCATGCTCAGAAGTACTTCTTGAAAGTTCAAAAGAATGGGACAGTGGCACATGTGCCTCCTCCCCGTCCAAAGCGCAAAGCTGCTCATCCTTACCCACAAAAGGCATCAAAAAATG TTTTGGTGCCACTACCAGCTTCTGTTGGTTATGCTTCATCAAGAAATACGCTTGCACCTGGGTTTGCCTCATGGGATGAAACTTCCCTGCTGATGAATGCCGGAGCTGATAAACCCATGACCTGTCAGGATGAACTCAACAATGTTCATCATGGAAATGAAG CTGATATTGGATCAAAGGGGATAACACAGATTACCAACAGCAGTCTCAGTGGTGTTGGAAATTCTACTAGAACACTACTGACTTCTGAGATACCAAAGCAAGGGAAACAAGCTCCAGTGCTTCATG GTTTGCCAGATTTTGCTGAAGTTTACGGTTTCATTGGAAGTGTATTTGATCCAGAAACAAATGACCATGTCCAGAAGCTGAAGGAAATGGATCCTATAAATTTTGAAACT GTTTTGTTGCTAATGAGAAACCTCACTGTCAACTTGTCTAGCCCTGACTTCGAACCCATT TTGCTTGTATCAGTAGATAGGCCCAAACAGGGACAAATTCAAAGGGGAGGTCTGCTGCCCACCCTTGCCACACATGTTctcactttctttctttatttttttggtgactAA
- the LOC100777619 gene encoding probable adenylate kinase 1, chloroplastic, protein MAAITRLAKRAFVVSSLARRCLSSSVVNCHAPPHDATSFRPFPLREDSSKRCVQWVFLGCPGVGKGTYASRLSNLLGVPHIATGDLVRDELTSSGPLSSQLSEIVKQGQLVSDEIIISLLSKRLVAGEAKGDLGFILDGFPRTIKQAEILEGVTDIDLVINLKLREDVLLEKCLGRRICNQCGGNFNVASINIKAENGSPGIIMAPLLPPENCISKLITRSDDTEAVVKERLRIYNEMTQPVEEFYRSRGKLLEFNLPGGIPESWPKLLHALNLDDYEDKRSAAA, encoded by the exons ATGGCGGCCATAACCCGCCTCGCGAAGCGCGCGTTCGTCGTCTCTTCCCTGGCGAGGAGGTGCCTGAGCTCCTCCGTAGTCAACTGCCACGCGCCGCCGCACGACGCCACGTCGTTCCGCCCGTTTCCGCTGCGTGAAGATTCGAGCAAGCGGTGCGTGCAGTGGGTGTTCCTCGGCTGCCCCGGCGTCGGAAAAGGAACGTACGCTAGTCGCCTCTCGAACCTCCTCGGCGTCCCTCACATCGCCACCGGCGATCTCGTTCGCGACGAACTCACCTCCTCTGGCCCCCTTTCTTCCCAG CTATCAGAAATTGTAAAACAAGGTCAATTGGTGTCAgatgaaattattattagtttattgtCAAAGAGACTTGTTGCCGGGGAAGCTAAAGGCGATTTGGGATTTATTCTTGATGGTTTTCCTCGAACAATTAAGCAAGCA GAAATATTGGAAGGGGTAACTGACATTGACTTGGTAATCAATCTGAAGCTTCGAGAAGATGTTCTGCTTGAGAAATGCCTTGGTAGGAGAATTTGCAATCAGTGTGGGGGAAATTTTAATGTTGCTTCCATCAACATCAAGGCTGAGAATGGGAGCCCTGGAATTATTATGGCTCCACTTCTTCCTCCTGAGAATTGTATATCAAAGCTCATTACTCGATCAGATGATACTGAAGCAGTGGTCAAAGAAAGGCTTCGAATATACAATGAAATG ACTCAGCCTGTGGAGGAATTTTACCGTTCAAGAGGAAAATTATTGGAGTTTAACCTGCCTGGAGGAATCCCGGAGTCTTGGCCTAAGTTGCTACATGCTCTTAATCTTGATGATTATGAGGACAAACGATCTGCTGCAGCATAA
- the LOC100778701 gene encoding zinc finger CCCH domain-containing protein 11-like encodes MPPKQQSKADLAKKQKIVEDKTFGLKNKNKSKNVQKYVQNLKQSVQPRPDTAKVDAKKKKEEEKAKEKELNDLFKIAVTQPKVPVGVDPKSILCEFYKVGQCAKGFKCKFSHDLNVQRKGEKIDIYSDKRDQETMEDWDQETLEKVVESKKTEYNQNKPTDIVCKYFLDAVEKKQYGWFWVCPNGGKNCHYRHALPPGYVLKSQMKALLEEESEKISIEEEIENQRAKVATTTPMTPELFFEWKKKKIEERDANIAAQQAERAKNDRMSGRELFLSNASLFVDDAEAYDVYQREPESYETEENGSRNAAEDGPSSSATAAADGDYLDDIDDDDELDMDELEELEASLSKTSILIKETGAEA; translated from the exons ATGCCGCCAAAGCAGCAATCAAAAGCTGATTTAGCGAAGAAGCAGAAGATTGTAGAGGACAAAACCTTCGGtctcaagaacaagaacaagagtAAAAACGTCCAGAAGTATGTTCAGAATCTCAAGCAATCCGTGCAGCCAAGGCCCGATACCGCCAAAGTCGATGCCAAG AAaaagaaggaggaggagaaggccAAGGAGAAGGAGCTAAATGATTTGTTCAAAATCGCTGTTACTCAACCCAAAGTGCCTGTTG GTGTTGATCCCAAGTCCATATTATGTGAGTTTTATAAAGTGGGGCAGTGTGCCAAGGGCTTCAAATGCAAGTTCTCGCATGATTTGAATGTTCAGAGGAAAGGGGAGAAGATTGACATTTACAGTGATAAGCGTGACCAGG AAACAATGGAGGATTGGGATCAAGAGACCTTGGAGAAGGTGGTGGAGTCAAAGAAAACTGAGTATAATCAGAATAAACCAACTGACATA GTCTGTAAATACTTTTTGGATGCAGTAGAAAAGAAGCAATATGGTTGGTTTTGGGTCTGCCCCAATGGTGGTAAGAATTGCCATTATAGACATGCTCTTCCACCTGGTTATGTTTTGAAATCTCAAATGAAGGCTTTGTTAGAggaagaaagtgaaaaaatatcaattgaaGAGGAGATTGAAAATcag CGTGCCAAAGTGGCAACTACAACTCCTATGACTCCTGAGTTATTCTTtgagtggaagaagaagaagatagaagagaGAGATGCCAATATAGCTGCACAACAGGCTGAGAGGGCTAAGAATGATCGCATGAG TGGTCGGGAGCTATTTTTGTCAAATGCTAGCTTGTTTGTGGATGATGCAGAAGCATATGACGTGTACCAGAGAGAACCAGAATCTTATGAAACTGAAGAGAAT GGGAGTAGGAATGCTGCAGAAGATGGTCCCAGCTCCTCAGCAACAGCCGCTGCTGATGGTGATTATCTTGATGACATAGATGACGATGACGAGTTGGACATGGATGAGTTAGAAGAATTGGAAGCAAGCTTATCCAAGACATCCATCCTAATAAAGGAAACAGGAGCTGAAGCTTAA
- the LOC100778158 gene encoding DNA topoisomerase 6 subunit A encodes MADNKKRRRKDPAGDELPFKNKLKPDSAIMETLKQFSASSSSSSVSQTLTLQDLSIPFRCREVADLSLSSVQSNIESLILRIAHSILSGHGFSFDVPSRSAANQLYVPELDRIVLKDKSSLRPFANISTVRKSAITARILQLIHQLCIKGIHVTKRDLFYTDVKLFQDQIQSDAVLDDVSCMLGCTRSSLNVVAAEKGVVVGRLIFSDNGDMIDCTKMGMGGKAIPPNIDRVGDMQSDALFILLVEKDAAYMRLAEDRFYNRFPCIIVTAKGQPDVSTRLFLRKMKTELKLPVLALVDSDPYGLKILSVYGCGSKNMSYDSANLTTPDIKWLGVRPSDLDKYKIPEQCRLPMTEQDIKTGKDLLEEDFVKKNPGWVEELTLMVKTKQKAEIQALSTFGFQYLSEVYLPLKLQQKDWL; translated from the exons ATGGCAGACAACAAAAAACGCCGGCGCAAGGACCCCGCCGGCGACGAGCTACCCTTCAAGAACAAGCTGAAACCCGACTCAGCAATCATGGAAACCCTAAAGCAGTTCtccgcctcctcctcctcctcctccgtcTCCCAAACCCTAACCCTCCAGGACCTCTCCATCCCCTTCCGGTGCCGCGAGGTGGCAGACCTCTCCCTCTCCTCCGTGCAGTCCAACATCGAGTCCCTCATCCTCAGGATCGCCCACTCCATCCTCTCCGGCCACGGCTTCTCTTTCGACGTCCCTTCCCGCTCCGCCGCCAACCAGCTCTACGTGCCCGAGCTCGACCGCATCGTCCTCAAGGACAAATCCTCCCTTCGCCCGTTTGCGAACATCTCCACTGTGCGGAAATCCGCCATCACCGCCCGCATCCTGCAGCTCATCCACCAGCTCTGCATCAAGGGCATCCATGTCACCAAGCGTGACCTCTTCTACACCGACGTCAAACTCTTCCAGGACCAG ATCCAATCTGATGCTGTTCTGGATGATGTGTCCTGCATGCTGGGGTGCACTCGGTCCAGCCTCAATGTCGTTGCTGCGGAGAAAGGGGTGGTGGTTGGGAGGTTGATTTTCAGTGACAATGGGGATATGATCGATTGCACCAAAATGGGGATGGGAGGGAAGGCAATTCCGCCAAATATTGATCGAGTTGGGGATATGCAGAGTGAtgctttgtttattttgttggtGGAGAAGGATGCTGCTTATATGAGGTTGGCTGAGGATAGGTTCTACAACCGTTTTCCATGCATAATTGTGACTGCAAAGGGGCAGCCAGATGTTTCCACTAGGCTGTTCTTGAGGAAGATGAAGACAGAGTTGAAGCTGCCGGTGCTGGCTCTAGTTGACAGTGATCCTTATGGGTTGAAGATTCTGTCGGTTTATGGCTGTGGGTCCAAGAACATGTCTTATGACAGTGCTAACTTAACCACCCCTGATATCAAGTGGCTTGGGGTTAGGCCTAGTGATTTGGACAAGTACAAGATACCTGAGCAGTGTAGGTTGCCGATGACCGAGCAGGATATTAAGACTGGTAAGGACTTGCTGGAGGAGGATTTTGTCAAGAAGAACCCTGGTTGGGTGGAGGAATTGACCTTGATGGTCAAGACTAAGCAAAAGGCTGAAATACAGGCTTTGAGCACTTTTGGTTTTCAGTATCTGTCAGAAGTTTATTTGCCCTTGAAGTTGCAGCAGAAAGATTGGCTTTGA
- the LOC100797466 gene encoding protein REVEILLE 8 isoform X2: MNSSTNTSNSQSMAAAASDGSGKKVRKPYTITKSRESWTEEEHDKFLEALQLFDRDWKKIEDFVGSKTVIQIRSHAQKYFLKVQKNGTVAHVPPPRPKRKAAHPYPQKASKNVLVPLPASVGYASSRNTLAPGFASWDETSLLMNAGADKPMTCQDELNNVHHGNEADIGSKGITQITNSSLSGVGNSTRTLLTSEIPKQGKQAPVLHGLPDFAEVYGFIGSVFDPETNDHVQKLKEMDPINFETVLLLMRNLTVNLSSPDFEPIKKVLSTYDVNPMAVGIDVKKQTNDLSCQTA, from the exons ATGAACTCCTCCACCAACACCTCGAATTCTCAGTCAATGGCTGCAGCAGCCAGTGATGGGTCTGGGAAGAAGGTAAGAAAACCTTACACCATAACCAAGTCCAGGGAGAGTTGGACTGAGGAAGAGCACGACAAGTTTCTCGAAGCTCTTCAATT ATTTGACAGGGACTGGAAGAAAATTGAAGATTTTGTAGGTTCAAAAACAGTTATTCAG ATTCGAAGCCATGCTCAGAAGTACTTCTTGAAAGTTCAAAAGAATGGGACAGTGGCACATGTGCCTCCTCCCCGTCCAAAGCGCAAAGCTGCTCATCCTTACCCACAAAAGGCATCAAAAAATG TTTTGGTGCCACTACCAGCTTCTGTTGGTTATGCTTCATCAAGAAATACGCTTGCACCTGGGTTTGCCTCATGGGATGAAACTTCCCTGCTGATGAATGCCGGAGCTGATAAACCCATGACCTGTCAGGATGAACTCAACAATGTTCATCATGGAAATGAAG CTGATATTGGATCAAAGGGGATAACACAGATTACCAACAGCAGTCTCAGTGGTGTTGGAAATTCTACTAGAACACTACTGACTTCTGAGATACCAAAGCAAGGGAAACAAGCTCCAGTGCTTCATG GTTTGCCAGATTTTGCTGAAGTTTACGGTTTCATTGGAAGTGTATTTGATCCAGAAACAAATGACCATGTCCAGAAGCTGAAGGAAATGGATCCTATAAATTTTGAAACT GTTTTGTTGCTAATGAGAAACCTCACTGTCAACTTGTCTAGCCCTGACTTCGAACCCATT AAGAAggtattgtcaacatatgatgtCAATCCCATGGCAGTAGGAATTGATGTCAAGAAGCAGACAAATGATCTATCATGTCAAACCGCTTAA